In Pseudomonas saponiphila, the genomic stretch CGGCTCGCCGTAGAAGTCGACGACGCTGGGGTCCTTGAGCAGGGTGGCGCCGGCGGCCTTGCAGAAGGCCTGGCCAAGCATGAAGTCGCGATTGCCATGCATCAGGAAAACCCGCGTGCCGCTATCGCTGAGCTCGCGCAGTGCCTGGCAAATGGAAAGCTGGTAGGGGGTCATGGCATCGTCGCCGATCCATACCTCGAAGAAGTCCCCGAGGATGTACAGCGCCTCGGCCGCGCGGGCGCGTCCACCGAGTAAATCCAGAAACGCCCGGGTAATGTCCGGGCGTTCCTCTTCCAGATGCAAATCTGAAATCAGCAGTATCACTCAATGATCTCGGCTTTCTCGATGATCACGTCTTCTGCGGGTACGTCCTGGTGGCCGGCTTTCATGGTGGTGGCCACGCCTTTGATCTTGTCGACCACTTCGGTGCCGGCGATCACCTTACCGAATACTGCATAGCCCCAGCCTTGAACGGTCTTGCCGCTGTGGTTGAGGAAGCTGTTGTCGGCAACGTTGATGAAGAACTGCGCGGAAGCCGAATGCGGCTCCATGGTGCGGGCCATGGCGACGGTGTACTTGTCGTTGGAAAGGCCGTTGTCCGCTT encodes the following:
- a CDS encoding peptidylprolyl isomerase produces the protein MTQVKLTTNHGEIVLELNAEKAPLTVANFVEYVKAGHYENTVFHRVIGNFMIQGGGFEPGMKEKKDKRPSIQNEADNGLSNDKYTVAMARTMEPHSASAQFFINVADNSFLNHSGKTVQGWGYAVFGKVIAGTEVVDKIKGVATTMKAGHQDVPAEDVIIEKAEIIE